From the genome of Bacillus sp. V2I10:
TTAATTTGGGTTTGTAAAGCAATGGAAAATAACGGCAATAGAATTATGTAGGGTTCTGTGCACAAAATCTTTAGTCTTGTTGCTAAATTTCCAAATTTTTTGCGTTTTTTCTCGCCATTAGACGCTTATAAAGCGGAAAGCCAATCATATAATACCCTGAAAATGATAGCAGAATTAGGGATAAACCTGCCATTGTTAGAGCACTGTATCTATACAGATTGCCAAAAGTAGATCCATCATGTAAAGAAATGAGAAAGCCTGAGTAATCTGGCTTTGTTGATAAAACTTTCCCAGTGCTCGCATCAATTTGAACTTCTTGATTGTTTTCTAAGCGAACACGGAATACATTTGAACCTGGGCTTAATTCTATTCTAAAGATATCTTCAACCGATTTTATACCTGGAAGTTCCTGAGAAGTCGTAATGGAGATAACCTTTTCAATAGGTATCGATTTACTAGGATCTGCTTTAACCCCTGTCTTTAAATCAGTACCTAATCCAAGTGGAATATAATACACTAGCAAAAGTCCTGTTACAGCGATAAACATAAAAACAACCGATAAAATCAGTCCAGCCCATTTATGTACTTTTCGGCTAAATTGATACAAGCTTAAAGTTTTCGACAATTTCCCATCACACTCCTTGTCTTTCTTTTCAATTAAACATCACCCATCAATTCCGAAGCCGTTGTTGATTCCATTAACCTTCTTTCCATATTGAAAGTTGGTTCTGGTGCAAACATCGAAT
Proteins encoded in this window:
- a CDS encoding PepSY-associated TM helix domain-containing protein, producing MSKTLSLYQFSRKVHKWAGLILSVVFMFIAVTGLLLVYYIPLGLGTDLKTGVKADPSKSIPIEKVISITTSQELPGIKSVEDIFRIELSPGSNVFRVRLENNQEVQIDASTGKVLSTKPDYSGFLISLHDGSTFGNLYRYSALTMAGLSLILLSFSGYYMIGFPLYKRLMARKNAKNLEI